A window of the Callospermophilus lateralis isolate mCalLat2 chromosome 7, mCalLat2.hap1, whole genome shotgun sequence genome harbors these coding sequences:
- the Ciart gene encoding circadian-associated transcriptional repressor: MDSPSSVSSYSSSSLSPCFSTSPVNGDFGFPSDSERENKGSQGPRPDTVGQRGCFRPSPGPIRCRHRCKVSSDQHTASHLEQRGLTSPMAESGIKRSRDGELETSVNIQGCTTEGDLLFAQKCKELQGFIRPLTDLLNGLKMGRFERGLSSFQQSVAMDRIQRIVGVLQKPQMGERYLGTLLQVEGMLKTWFPHIAAQKSSLGGSRHQMAKHFPSHHSNETTSSSAPPLEKMGPTQLGHLVFKPKQPWHLTEWPAMNLTWIHTTPICNPPLSSPGTISFSHDPVGTGTSIGVILFVQHGVQSFTHSAPATPVPSTTASTGDPKRLSGEGPRCHSLPVTLPSDWDSTVSSAGLPTMASEMHKGHIEEQLKSCPPVVSDAYLLNP, translated from the exons ATGGATTCTCCATCTAGTGTTTCTTCTTAttcctcctcctctctttctccctgtttttccACCTCCCCAGTGAACGGTGATTTTGGCTTTCCCTCCGATAGTGAGAGGGAGAACAAGGGGTCCCAAGGGCCCAGGCCAGACACTGTTGGGCAGAGGGGATGTTTCCGGCCTAGCCCGGGTCCTATCCGCTGTAGGCATCGTTGCAAGGTTTCCAGTGACCAACATACAGCATCTCATCTGGAACAGCGAGGCTTGACTTCTCCTATGGCAGAATCTGGGATCAAAAGATCAAGAGATGGTGAATTGGAAACCAGTGTAAACATCCAGGGTTGTACTACCGAGGGAGACCTGCTCTTTGCTCAGAAG TGTAAAGAGCTCCAAGGATTCATTCGCCCCCTCACAGATCTACTGAATGGGCTGAAGATGGGTCGTTTTGAGAGAG GATTGAGCAGTTTCCAGCAGAGTGTGGCAATGGACAGGATCCAGCGCATTGTAGGTGTTTTGCAGAAGCCTCAGATGGG GGAGCGTTATCTAGGAACCCTGCTACAAGTAGAAGGGATGTTGAAGACTTGGTTTCCTCATATAGCTGCCCAGAAGTCATCACTGGGTGGTAGCAGGCACCAGATGGCCAAG CATTTTCCAAGCCACCACAGTAATGAAACTACTTCCTCTTCTGCTCCTCCTCTGGAAAAGATGGGCCCGACACAGCTAGGACATTTAGTTTTTAAACCAAAGCAGCCTTGGCACCTCACAGAATGGCCAGCTATGAACCTCACCTGGATCCACACCACCCCTATTTGCAACCCCCCTCTAAGTTCCCCAGGTACCATATCTTTTAGCCATGATCCCGTAGGCACTGGGACCAGCATTGGTGTCATCCTTTTCGTCCAGCATGGAGTGCAGTCCTTCACCCACTCTGCTCCTGCcactccagttccatccactacAGCATCTACTGGTGATCCGAAGAGACTGTCTGGAGAGGGACCTCGCTGTCACAGTTTGCCAGTAACCCTACCGTCAGACTGGGACTCCACTGTGTCCTCTGCTGGTCTACCCACCATGGCCAGTGAGATGCACAAAGGACACATAGAGGAGCAGCTGAAAAGCTGCCCTCCAGTTGTTTCTGATGCCTATCTCCTCAACCCCTAA
- the Mrps21 gene encoding small ribosomal subunit protein bS21m, with protein MAKHLKFIARTVMVHEGNVEGAYRTLNRILSMDGLIEDIKRRRYYEKPCRKRQRESYETCRRIYNMEMARKINFLMRKNRADPWQGC; from the exons ATGGCAAAGCACCTGAAGTTCATTGCCAGGACTGTGATGGTACACGAAGGGAACGTGGAAGGTGCATACAGAACCCTGAACAG AATCCTCAGCATGGATGGGCTCATTGAGGACATTAAACGACGAAGATACTATGAGAAACCTTGCCGCAAGCGACAGCGGGAAAGCTATGAAACCTGCAGGCGGATCTACAACATGGAAATGGCTCGAAAGATCAACTTTTTGATGCGAAAGAATCGGGCAGATCCATGGCAAGGCTGCTGA